A window of Eucalyptus grandis isolate ANBG69807.140 chromosome 4, ASM1654582v1, whole genome shotgun sequence genomic DNA:
ATGAGGAGAATTTGGCCATGCTAGACAGAGAGCGTGCTCAAGCAGAGTTTCAAGAtcgggagaagaaagaaaaggagttTCATTTTCATCAAAGCAAAGTCAGGTCCGAGATCAGACTGCGCGAAGGGCGTGCGAAAGCAATCGATATTCTATCCAAGCAACTCAATGGTTCAAATGATCTGGATATCGAATTGAAAGAACCTTGGGTCGTCTTCGATGGGTTAACaatgaaagaaatggaagagCTTCGCGGCGACATCGAAATGCATCTCGATTTTGACACACAGACGCCGATTCATGTGGAGTACTGGAAGTCACTCCTCGTGGTTTGCGATTGGGAGCTGGCAGAAGCTAGGAAGGAGGACGCATTCGATCTAGCCAGACCGCGTGGGGCGGAGCCTCCTGCCGAGTTGCTTGCAGAAGAAAGGGAGTGCATCCCAGCACCGAAGCAGATGTGAGGGACTATCTGCATGATAAGACCTGGCGAGAATTGGAGCATATGCATGCTGGTGTCGAGACTCGGCTGCATTCCGGCACGGCTAAGGTCGTGGAGTTCTGGGAGGTCATGCTCAGACGCATCCCCATATACAAGGCGAAGGCTTTCTTGAAAGAATTTCATGCGAACATGCTGCGCAGGCATCTTCCGCATCTGGAGCTGCCTGCGGATGTCGTTGAAAAAATAGAAACTGCTGATGTCCTTGGTCCTATACAAGAAGTTGTGCCGGATGATGAAGGATCAATGTCCCCAGAACCCTTTCCTAGAGGAGAGATGATGGAGCCGGAAGAGGAGGTGGGATCATTTTCTCCGCGACTGCTGCACAGTGACGAAACTGAAGGGGCTGTCGACCCTGAAGAGGACAGGGCTGCATTGGAACGGAAAAGGATGGAGGTACAAATGGGAGCCATGAAGGAAGGTAATGCAGTTTTCAGCACTGATGCGGAGGTGAATCTGGGCTTTCTGGTTTATGGCTGGCAAGATAAGTATCGACCGAGAAAACCGAAATATTTCAACCGTGTCCACACCGGATATGAGTGGAATAAGTATAACACATTACGATCACGACAATCCGCCTCCAAAGACAGTGCAAGGGTATAAGTTCAACATCTTTTACCCTGACCTTGTCGACAAAACTAAGGCCCCGAGATACTTTATCGAAAAGGATGGGAATAGCACAGAGACTTGCATCATTCGGTTCCACGCTGGGCCCCCATATGAGGACATTGCTTTTAGGATTGTGCTCAAGGACTGGGAATATTCAAACAAGAAGGGATTCAGATGCACTTTTGAAAGAGGGATTTTGCAAGTCTATTTCAACTTCAAACGGTATAACTATCGTCGATGaacagatttttctttttctatggaAACCGTGGGCAAGAACACTTACTACTTGTTTTGAATCATCTCTGGCAACATTGGGAATTGCCGGTGGGATGTGGAGTTTAATTACTGCCGGCATTCTTATGGTACTTCTGTTGCAGCATATTAGGATTCAAATATGTGCAGATAGGTGACATGAACTAAATACTTTAATGATGAACGATGTTAGTGTTTTGCTCTGGGACTTTATGCCATGTACCTTCTACCTTTTAAACCCCGCTTCCTGGCCAATTTGGCTTAATTCCTGCCAGCATTCTTAATTCTCGTCTTGTTATATTTTGGCGGAGGTGGATATGCAACCTTGAATCTGTTTGCTGTAAAAGACTCATTTCCTGTTTCCAAGTCTACAACATCAAATGAGTCGGTCTCATGAAAATATCACAAGGTTGGCCTTTTGTAGAGCAAGGATTGGAACTTCATACGTATTCCTTTCCTTGTAAGTTGATTAGAACGATGTACCCCGAAAAGGGCCATTCCAGGTACAACTACAGAGCCAGAACAAAAGGTGAACTCTCATCATTTCGACTGATATGGTGATGGAGAAGAGTGAATCctgtttgacattttcttctgTTAGAAGACTCATTTCTTCCCCCCCGCCTTTCAGTTCCTCTAGAATTTTAAGTTGCTGTAAATTCAATGAGACGAGCTTTTGATTTTTAACCCTTTAATTTATAACTTTGTAAATCATTTCAATTCATCAATCAgtaggccaattttttttttcatttggtcTATGAGAATCCATCAACAGCGTGATCATAAATTtgacattttaataaaaaaaaaagcattagcCATAGTAAGTGAGAGTGAAACCAAGACAAGAAAACGAGATTGAAATGTATCCAACGCACACTATCATCTTCTGGCAAACCATGGATGGGAAGAACCCCAAAAGGGCCAGTGGTTCTTGCAATGGCACTCGTTCATCAGACCAGTAAATATCAAGCTCACCCCAGTCATGCCTTGGCACTCCTAATGCCTTCCGGACAGCTTCGGCGGCATCGACAATGTTGTTGGGGCACGGAGGTTGATAATCGTGAGCAGGATCACATCCCTTAGTGGAGTCGCACTCATCCACAACCATGGCCTTGACACTTCTTCTGTTAGCGTAAATAGTAATATTTTCAAAGCACCTGTGCCTGCGGTTGAACCACCCTGTCGACAGCGCCACCAGTGGAGTATTATCCGAATGGCAGTTCTTATCACACTCGGATGGCCCACCACCATCACCGCCTTTTTCAAAGCTGTTGAGAGTTAGTTTAGCTTTCGTTCGATGGGAAACGGGAGTCGAGCACTTGTAGGTTGTGCAGGGACGGCCTTCTATGCAGCATTCGGAATCATTTTCAGGGTTGCATATTTTTGGAGGAGGCTCTCTTCCCCTTAACCACCCGCTTGGTTTGCAAGGTTGAGCTTCAACACCCAAGTGATTTGAACCAAGAAACAAAATGAtgagaatgaaaatatttgagcaaacttgtttcttcatcttcagttTTTGTATCTCCACTCTCTCTGGAAATGTACTAGGCAATGGACTGGCGAAGGTGATTTTCATTCTGGTAGGCCTTATATATAGATTGGGTAAGTTGGCTGCCATTTTCTGTGGAATCATCGAATATGTGTTCTTGTCTTTTGTTATTTTAACATTGTCAACGATGAATTAGGTAGGGAAACAAAGGCAAAGGAGTcaataatttagaagagaaaacTAGAGACAAGATATAGTCCTGATTTTTTCACCGTTTGCTGGCCATGCCATAGTTTTTGTTCGTGGCTGAACTTGTTCATTTTCGTCTTTGTTGGATGGGTCATCTCCATCTGACAAACTCGATCCTTATGGAAGTTTACAGGGCAAATTTGGGTTTCAAAAGATGTCTTCATATTCTCATAAGTAAGGCCAACTTCAACATGGTACTGGACACGtgcttaatttttttggatctgAACCTCTATCTGATGTTACTAATTGATATTCGGGTTCTGTTTGTGTATTTTCCAAGATGCAACTATATAGGATTGGTATGATGAACGCGATGACCAAAGCCgcaaattcaattttcaaaaaagataaaaagaagctGTTCTCAATTTCAAGATTCAGCCTTTAGCATTCAACTTATCCAGGGTTACATACAAGTCaatgagaaaagaaccaaatgAACCAGTCCTTACATCTGTGGGCAGAAATCGTCAAGAAACATCAGCAAGGCAAAGTCATGGTAGCGTGCCagcgtcatttctcaaaaagatGACAAGAAGACTAACAGTCATCTAATTTGGACTTCGATCTCTCCAAGGGTCATTTGCAAGAGCACCTGAGCTTAAAGCCAGAACTGAAGCTGCAGTTTTTGTTAGATGTTATTCATCAATTCCATATATAAGAGAACAACAAGAGCTAAACCATTAGATGCTTTTCACCAGGCGACTTGATGCAATATTTCATCCTCTTACTTGAATGACTAGCTAGAAATAAGACCTTCTCAAGGTCTATTCTACTCGGCAGGGTTCATCGGCACATGTTTTATTAATGTTTTGTACATTGAATACGTTTGGATCATCAAAAGCAAGTTTTTTCAGGTATATGATAGCTAAAGGACCAAAATTCTGTTTTACAGCAGAAGAGTCGTTGCACGAAGATTTTGCACCTACGTTGATATTCTTTTATCTTACCTGATAAAACAAAGTAAAAGGCTAAAACAGCAGATGAGAAACAGCAGAGGAAGCAGAAACCACTTGGGGAAGCGAACAGTTCACCAATTCCAACTGAAGAAATGCATTCGTAGAATAATGGTCGCCATTTTGTCGCCGCTGTCACTGCTGATTTCATGTCCTAGAAAACTGGAGATATGCTAAAAAGACTTTTAACCCAGTGCCCTGTTACCTGAAGAAGTGAAGACTCCTGATCTGGAGAGGAAGGATTGCATTGAAATTGTATTGAAGAAAGTATGACCAGCCTACAACTTATGTGGAGTTTACTCTTTcctcttaaacatttttaattgaatGGCTAGGTGAACTTTTGAATTGGTATCGATTTGGAAATTCACTAGAATCTCATTCACTTTTAATATCAAAGGCAGCTACAAATAGTTAGTAGTAGTTATTGTTGtaaatatgtctcaagtttaagCCCGTGAAAAAAACTTGATCCAAGTAAAAGTTCAAAATCCACATAGTTTTACGGCTAGACCTGAACAAACAAGAAATTATTGACGTATGGGCTGGATTCCCCAAGTTTCCATAGGTTACCCAATTTGAGTCCGCTAAAGGAGGTTTCCTAGTGTTGATCCAAACGTTACAGGTGGGTTTTGGTTTTTTCCCATTAATGAGCAGAGGAATTTTCGGCCATGAAAATCAATTgtgcagctttttttttttttttggtaaaaacaaTTGTGCAGCTTTGTTCATGaatattatgaagaaattaCGAGTGCACTGAAGCCAATAATTAAGAAACTATTCATTGTATCATTTGATTATAGTAGAATCCTCTACTGCTCTCTTCATAAAATATGTCATACTGATCAAATCTCGTAAGTTGGATGTCcaatttatttccttattttgttTACTTTGTTATTCATTCGCTTCGCCACAGATATGCTCCgatgctttcttctttctttctgcaGAATATTAAGTTCTTTCAAAAGTAGCCTGTTTTCTGCTTGTTTAGACAAGCTAATTCAAAGAGTTAAGGGATTCGAAGGCCTATAaatagtaattaaaaaaatgcttgTTTACTTCGGATTATTGAACCATCACTTTGAGTTTTGAGCAAAACCCAGAAAGGGGAAATATGGTAGGAAAGAAAATGGATAGCATCATTTCGCTATCTCCCAGATGGATAGGTCCTAAAGCCTTTGCATGGCATATATTCAATGCCCTTTCAAGTGGAAATCAGGCATCTGACCAAAGAATGTCAAGCTCGCCCACATGGGTTGGCACTCCTAGATTCTGCCAAACAGCTTTAGAGGCATCCACAACGTGATTGGGACATGGAGGTTGGAAATCATGGTCAGAATCACAGCCCATGGTGGAGTCACACTCATCCACAACCGTGGCGTTGACCTTCCTCCCATTACCATAGATAGTAATATTCTTCAAGCACCTGCTCCGGTGGTCGAACCACCCGGTCGCTAGCGCCACCACCGGGGTGTTGTTTGAGTGAAACTAGTTGTCGCATTCGGACGGTGCACCCCCATCCCCGCCCTTCTCGAAGCTGTTGATGGTTAGAGTAGCTTTTGTTTGATGTGAAACGGGCGGTGAACACTTGAAGGTCTGGTAAAAGACGCCTTCTTTGCAACATTCGGATTGATTCACGGGGTTGCATTTTTTTGGAGGCGGCTTTCTCCCCTTGATTCTCCCACTGGGCTTGCAAGATTGAGCTTCAACGCCAGGACAAGTTGAACCAATAAAAAGAATGAGTACAAGAATGGGAAAGCTCGAAATAGcttgtttcttcatcttcaacatgCTGTACTTCCTCTACACTGAATCGTTTGGCAATTGATTCAAGTGAAGGTGATGTTACGTTGATGGACTTCCTACAGGGATTAAATCACTTACATAGCTGTCTTTAGCTGCGACATGACAGCTATGACATGACAAAATAACGAGATATTGTCATTTAATAAAGCATAAATTGACAGCATAATGTACAGAAACATGGCAGAAGGGTTAGAATCAATAACGTGGACGAAGTAGAGACAAGACCGCATGAACAAAAGATTCTTGGTGATCTCCTATGCCCCTTATTGGCCTGTTTGGTCTTTGCCGGATGCCCTTGGTTAACTCGGTTAAAAGATTCTTGATTCTAAATTGGAACTTATGGCAGCATTGTTGGAATGCAAGACAAAGGGGCCGTTTGGTTAGgcatttttttggtgtttggcaaatttttagaAGGCTCCTTCGCCCAAATATGAGCATTCCGAATGCTCAATGTTGAAAGCTAGGGAGGGGCAGCTTTGAGCATTCGGCATTTGGGAAATGCCACGCCTACTAttcatctttctctttcccgtcttcttcttcttcttcccggcCACCGCGCTTCTCCGGCAGCCACCATTGCTGCCGCCGCCTGAGGGTCACGTGTCGCCGGTGAGCACCGTCTGGGGGTGGCATGATGCACGACCTAGGTGGCGTCGCCTGGTTCCGTGCGAACCAAGCCACGCCGCTTGAGGTCCACGCGACCTTAGGCCGCTAGATTTGGCAGTTcggaggccagatctggcctcttCGACCTCAGGCACCTGAGGTCACGCCTCCAGGCGGCGATGGCATCGCCTGAGGTTGCGCCGCCTGGgtccgcgcgacctcaggcTGCTAGATCTAGCGGTCCGGAGGCCAGATTTGGCCTCTACGCCTCTAGGCGCTTGAGGTCACAGCGACGGTGTCACCTGAAGtcgcgacctcaggcggccGAACGGCCAGATTTGGCTGTCCGCACCACCGGCCGTCggatttgatttttagattaaaaaaaaacattaaaaacaaaagcccatttataataaattttgtcaaaCGGTATTTTTACACAAGCCACTTTCTAATGCGTAATTTGTCAAACGTTCTAACAttcccgaaaacccatttatcctaaagatatttgcatttggccaaaggcatttcttcaaaatcgaaccaaacgggccctgaCATACATGTAAGAGAAGCGAGCTCAGTATAACTGTGGACAACATATGTTTGTCTCAATTCGCTTTGTATTGGATTGGCTTCAAAGGGTAAATTCTCTGTTAAGACCATTGTCTTGGTTCTTCATCAAATGGCTTTTGTTAGAGGAGACTATGTGTGAATTTTCTGAGTATGAAGTAAAgaccttttttctttgattctgAAGCTTACAGCATCAAGGTTACTATGAATCTGAAGATTCCGCCTCCTTTCCTTGCTTAATCTTATTCGAGAGCATCTTCGAACCAATGAGAAACAACAATGACATCTAACCACTAATCTGCCGCAGCATCAATCGCGAAGATACAGTGCTAGAGCATGACAGGTCTTGATACCGTGACATTGTTATTTCTCGAAAAACGGCACCAAGAAACGAATTGTTCGGTTTCTATATCACTCCAAAGATCATCTAGGCGAAGAatacagccaaaaaaaaaaccaaagatgCATCTTCGTTCGATAAGATTCATGAAGTTAGTTGACTTTTAATTATGTGTAGTTTAGGATCCTGTGACGGCAAACTCTGTCCCGTCTCACGAATTTGTGAACTAAACCATAGAAGACGCACCAATAGTTCTTCATCAAGGCACAAGCTATTCATTTAGCGCACTTCAAAGTTACACGTTAATGGTTCTTCCCTGCTTTTCGGTGAAACTTTAAAATCCCGATGCATTGCTAAAATCGATGAAGTCACGTCAATTTAAAGTACAGAACAAttaaatccgtaaaatcttaAGAGGTCTGCGACCTCAACTATACTTCAGCAAAAGAAAGGTCGCAGGGGAAAATTTTTTAGGTACATCATTCAGTGAAACTTTAATTATATTACTCTAACATTCAGTAAGAAAGAGAATGCCAAGTgatttgaaagggaaaagagtGGAGTCACCTAGAGGGAGTACAAATAGATGATCTTAACTTGACAAAATATTGCGAAGCGAAGTTTAATATGATATGCAGTGAAACTTTAACATTATTACTCTAACATGATGTGAGAAAAATAATGCAGAGTGATTTGGAAGGGAAAAGTGTGGTGACTTACAGTATTGCCCTCAAATCgatacacttatgacaatattaatataaattaacaAAGGGTAAACTTATCAtgaatgtaccagtttgagatttttaataataaaaaagttagtttttgataaatttgttataaatgtaccaatttaggaaTTTTAGTAATATTAACTTAGTATTCTATGGGTAGAAAGTATATATTATTGTCAAAACACACATCCTCACCTTATTGAAGCACAACATGTattcaaagataaaaattttCACGAACTTGTGGCTCCACAGACTTCTTTGAGAAAAGCCCACGTTTTCCAGTGAATTGGATATGTTCCGGCATCAACCTCATAAACACCTCGACCTAGAAAAGTTggcaattattttatttgactATCAAAAGGCACAATTAATAAGGGAAAAGAGGTAAGAATTAATTAAGCACCTCCTATCTGTCAAACAAGGGGGTGGAATAGCCCTTAGTTGGTGTGTCGTCCATACCCTTACAGAGAATTGCTAGAGAGAATCAGCGCAATTCATATTTGTCTCTTAAAAAGTCATAGACCTTTTAAGAGCTAAAATAACTAGGTTAATAAAGGATAATAAGACCAACGAAAGAATCTAtttcaacaacaaaaataaacaatagCGTAGTCCACAGACTCCACACACGCTTCGGCTTCCTCTTCATATCTCAAACAAAACGAAAGCGGGAAAGCGGGAGGTGTCCGTGGAAAGTAGTGATAGAAAACGTGAAAAAGCTCAAAAATACAAAGTAAAAATCCTTTCAATCTGATTCTAAATTCTTTTTGTCCGAATTTAATTTTCTCGAACCTAAATAAAACTTTAACATATAAATATGATTGTTCAAAAAAATTCCCCAATTAgataaactgaaaaaaaaaacgagttaGGTGTAAAAAACAAGTCCATAGCACGTTTTGGCAGAAACTTATGATCGATGAAAGTTTTGGCCAAATTTGTGTTAAAAACACGtgaatatgatttttcaaagggaaaaagccacgaaaaatcctaaactttgcctaaagtgacacatttaccccaaacttttttttttatgtcgtgaaaaatcccaaacttttcaaaccatgacacatttaccccattaagggcatttttgtatttttattatgtttttcctttttctttttttttttttttttcttcttcttccctctacCAGCCATGGTGGAGGGAAGCTGGTGTCCGGCGAGTGTCGCCCTCACcggcgttgggcgaggccgTCCTCACCGGGCCGCCGGCGAGGGGCCCTTGCCACCATCGCTCgcgtcgggcgaggccgccTCGCCAACGTTGGCGAGGATGGCCCGACGCAAGCAAGGTGACCCGGGCAAGGATGGCTCGAGGGCAGGCAGCCCTAGCCAACGCCGGCTTCCTCTGCCGGTTCCACTCCGccgaaggaagagaagaaaaaaaaaaaaaaaaaaatttaaaaaaaaatgaaaagatcaaaatgtcctataatttggggtaaatgtgtcacataacaaaattttagggttttttatgtcacaaaaaaaaaaacttggggtaaatgtgtcacgattgacaaagttcaggatttttcacatcacaaaaaaaaagtttggggtaaatgtgtcacttttgGCAAAGTTCagaattttcatggcttttttccttttcaaaactatctcaatttgatgaattaaaatatcaattttcaTAGTTACAAAAATCTAGTCAATGAGATGTTTGATGAAAAAGTCATGGCTAGTCAAAGTTTGCTTAAATTCGTggcaaaacttttcaaattttccgaATTAATGAATTGAAAACATTGAGTTACGGCTTCCATAAGTGCAAATACCGAGTTAAGGAAACATGGGACAGAAAAGTTATGCctgattaaaaattttcaaaaatttgatgaACTGAAAACATTGGGTCACATGGGTGAAAAAATTGAGTCATTGGAACATTAGATGGAAAACTTATGTCCAATCAAACTTTTCCTAAAAACATGtgaatatgatttttcaaaatttgatgaattcaaAGCATCAAGTCACTATTATGAAATCGAGTCaatgaaatattgaaaaatattatgattGTGGGCCGCTATTGTTGTCATATCACATGGAATTAATGCTGACACGATGTGCCACATTTTAAACATAACCACTAATGTCTGCTATGAGGTATAGAAGATGCACATAAGTACATCAAGTGACATTAGcacaaaaaaattcttaaaaagatAACTTTTGTCATTCTTTTCATTGACTTCAGTTTTGTACCTGTGGAGAGTTGTGACTCATATCTAAAATCACATCttaatatattcaaaaattattcaaaaataatcCATCTTCCCATTGACTTGATTTTTGAACATATGGATTTTTCGTAGGTTATAGGTGCAAAAATCGAGTTACATATACCTAGAAGGATAGGGCCGCCAAGAGTCTAATTGGATGATCAATCATGCATGACTAAAGAAACCGAATTTCCATAAGGAAGTGCCCCCAAGATCAGTAGAAATTGTTGCCTTGCATCATCTCTTGTAAAATGTTCTTATGCAACAGCCAATAGTCGGGGAGAATTAGTGAAAGTTTAAATGCAATTAA
This region includes:
- the LOC120292639 gene encoding kiwellin-1-like, whose amino-acid sequence is MKKQVCSNIFILIILFLGSNHLGVEAQPCKPSGWLRGREPPPKICNPENDSECCIEGRPCTTYKCSTPVSHRTKAKLTLNSFEKGGDGGGPSECDKNCHSDNTPLVALSTGWFNRRHRCFENITIYANRRSVKAMVVDECDSTKGCDPAHDYQPPCPNNIVDAAEAVRKALGVPRHDWGELDIYWSDERVPLQEPLALLGFFPSMVCQKMIVCVGYISISFSCLGFTLTYYG